One part of the Streptomyces sp. AM 2-1-1 genome encodes these proteins:
- the sigJ gene encoding RNA polymerase sigma factor SigJ, whose product MALTMDDVDRFEASRPRLEAIAYRLLGSSGDAEDAVQDTFLRWQAADIGRIEVPEAWLTKVLTHLCLNQLTSARARRETYVGQWLPEPLLAGDPMLGPADTAEQRESVSYAVLALMERLSPNERAVYVLREAFDYPHRRIAEILDLTEAACQQILHRAKKHLAEGTSRTEVDEAAARRIVHEFLAAATSGRTEPLVRLLTGDAVAVGDGGGKVPARAKAFEGALAVATFMRGLFKPGRAKRDLVGGSPGIWASTANNAPALVVVLDDRVIGIVCMEITADGIAAFRSQVNPDKLVRATRQWAASGDHGEPLVRPF is encoded by the coding sequence ATGGCACTGACCATGGACGACGTGGACCGCTTCGAGGCTTCCCGACCGCGCCTGGAGGCCATCGCCTACCGCCTCCTCGGCTCGTCGGGCGACGCCGAGGACGCCGTGCAGGACACCTTCCTGCGCTGGCAGGCCGCCGACATCGGCCGCATCGAGGTCCCCGAGGCCTGGCTGACGAAGGTCCTCACCCACCTGTGCCTCAACCAGCTGACCTCCGCCCGCGCCCGGCGCGAGACGTACGTCGGCCAGTGGCTGCCCGAACCGCTGCTCGCCGGAGACCCGATGCTCGGCCCCGCCGACACCGCCGAGCAGCGCGAGTCCGTCTCGTACGCCGTCCTCGCCCTCATGGAACGCCTCTCCCCCAACGAGCGCGCGGTCTACGTGCTGCGCGAGGCGTTCGACTACCCGCACCGGAGGATCGCGGAGATCCTCGACCTCACCGAGGCCGCCTGCCAGCAGATCCTCCACCGCGCCAAGAAGCACCTCGCCGAGGGCACGTCCCGCACCGAGGTGGACGAGGCCGCCGCCCGCCGGATCGTCCACGAGTTCCTCGCCGCCGCCACCAGCGGCCGGACCGAACCCCTCGTACGGCTCCTCACCGGCGACGCGGTCGCCGTCGGCGACGGGGGCGGGAAGGTCCCGGCGCGCGCCAAGGCGTTCGAGGGAGCCCTCGCGGTCGCGACGTTCATGCGGGGCCTCTTCAAGCCCGGCCGTGCCAAACGCGACCTCGTCGGCGGCTCCCCCGGGATCTGGGCCTCGACCGCCAACAACGCCCCCGCCCTGGTGGTGGTCCTCGACGACCGGGTCATCGGCATCGTCTGCATGGAGATCACCGCCGACGGGATCGCCGCGTTCCGCAGCCAGGTCAACCCCGACAAACTCGTCCGCGCGACCCGGCAGTGGGCGGCGTCCGGGGACCACGGCGAGCCCCTGGTCCGCCCCTTCTGA
- a CDS encoding DUF2797 domain-containing protein, giving the protein MTASGVCDVTWRCTGLRWPGDAPELGWRSGPDRRASVLAYGSGLGFRAVGGRTCIGARENDCPLGATVPGRGTGARCPECARLDRAHSVAADTVADDPRTYRVYLAWFGPGMVKVGITAEERGAARLREQGAVVFSWLGRGPLMAARRTEEVLRAALGVPDRIPYARKRAVRGVLPEAGERGAELADLYGRAAALEGRGWPESLERLPYGAVDHAGPFGLGNLEAGGAVAAVRELVAGGVVTGRLVAAAGPDLHLVTGDSGAVVVLDTRLMTGWELVRAGGGGRGGTHGGDGADGAGDRGPAVSVPVDVLGRGGVQDGLF; this is encoded by the coding sequence ATGACGGCCTCGGGGGTGTGCGACGTGACGTGGCGGTGCACCGGGCTGCGGTGGCCCGGGGACGCTCCGGAGCTGGGGTGGCGGAGCGGACCGGACCGGCGGGCGAGTGTCCTCGCGTACGGGAGCGGGCTCGGCTTCCGGGCCGTCGGCGGGCGGACCTGTATCGGTGCGCGGGAGAACGACTGCCCCCTGGGGGCGACCGTGCCGGGGCGCGGTACCGGCGCCAGGTGCCCGGAGTGCGCGCGGCTGGACCGGGCGCACTCGGTGGCGGCGGACACGGTCGCGGACGATCCGCGGACCTACCGGGTCTACCTCGCCTGGTTCGGGCCGGGGATGGTCAAGGTCGGGATCACCGCCGAGGAGCGCGGCGCCGCACGGCTGCGGGAGCAGGGCGCCGTGGTCTTCAGCTGGCTGGGGCGGGGCCCGCTCATGGCGGCACGGCGGACCGAGGAGGTGTTGCGCGCCGCGCTGGGGGTCCCGGACCGGATTCCGTACGCGCGCAAGCGGGCGGTGCGCGGGGTGCTGCCGGAGGCCGGGGAGCGCGGTGCGGAGCTGGCGGATCTGTACGGACGGGCGGCGGCGCTCGAAGGGCGCGGCTGGCCGGAGTCGTTGGAGCGGCTGCCGTACGGGGCGGTGGACCACGCCGGGCCGTTCGGGCTGGGGAACCTGGAGGCCGGTGGCGCGGTCGCGGCGGTACGGGAGCTGGTCGCGGGCGGGGTGGTCACCGGGCGGCTGGTGGCCGCCGCGGGGCCGGACCTGCACCTGGTCACGGGGGACAGCGGTGCGGTGGTGGTGCTCGACACCCGGCTGATGACCGGCTGGGAACTCGTACGGGCCGGCGGCGGGGGGCGGGGCGGGACGCACGGGGGTGACGGTGCCGACGGTGCCGGGGACCGGGGTCCGGCGGTGAGCGTCCCCGTCGACGTCCTGGGGCGCGGCGGGGTGCAGGACGGGCTGTTCTGA
- a CDS encoding response regulator transcription factor — MTTTSPQGRTAVLRADRNPVRVLVVDDEPPLAELLSMALRYEGWDVRSAGDGAGALRTARDFRPDAVVLDVMLPDMDGLAVLSRLRRDHADVPVLFLTARDAVEDRIAGLTAGGDDYVTKPFSLEEVVARLRGLIRRSGAATTARSESTLAVGDLLLDEDSHEVSRGGTAIHLTATEFELLRFLMRNPRRVLSKAQILDRVWNYDFGGQANVVELYISYLRKKIDAGRTPMIHTRRGAGYLIKPGE, encoded by the coding sequence ATGACGACGACCTCGCCCCAGGGGCGTACCGCAGTGCTCAGGGCCGACCGCAATCCCGTCCGCGTGCTCGTCGTGGACGACGAGCCGCCGCTCGCCGAGCTGCTCTCGATGGCCCTGAGGTACGAGGGGTGGGACGTGCGCAGCGCCGGTGACGGTGCCGGCGCGCTGCGCACCGCCCGCGACTTCCGCCCCGACGCGGTGGTCCTGGACGTGATGCTCCCGGACATGGACGGCCTGGCCGTGCTCAGCAGGCTGCGCCGTGACCACGCCGACGTACCGGTGCTCTTCCTGACCGCCCGGGACGCGGTGGAGGACCGGATCGCGGGACTCACGGCGGGCGGCGACGACTACGTCACCAAGCCGTTCAGCCTGGAGGAGGTCGTGGCGCGGCTGCGCGGCCTGATCCGCCGCTCGGGCGCGGCCACCACGGCCCGCAGCGAGTCCACGCTCGCCGTCGGCGATCTTCTGCTCGACGAGGACAGCCACGAGGTGAGCCGGGGCGGTACCGCGATCCACCTCACCGCCACCGAGTTCGAGCTGCTGCGCTTCCTCATGCGCAATCCGCGCCGGGTGCTGAGCAAGGCGCAGATCCTGGACCGGGTGTGGAACTACGACTTCGGCGGCCAGGCCAACGTCGTCGAGCTGTACATCTCCTACCTGCGCAAGAAGATCGACGCCGGCCGCACCCCGATGATCCACACCCGCCGGGGCGCGGGCTACCTCATCAAGCCCGGGGAGTAA
- a CDS encoding serine hydrolase domain-containing protein, which translates to MTTDLRAFLDPYVARGAVPGAVALVARGDRVEVAAAGSSNTGGTVPMARDTIFRIASLTKPIVAAATMTLIDEGRLTPGHPVGTWLPELAAPRVVRTPDSPVDDVVPARRPITVFDLLTFRAGYGFPSDFTLPAVAPLFAELNQGSPQPRAAAEPDTWMRTLSHIPLLRQPGEAWLYNTCSDILGVLIARVSGRSLPEFLHERLFEPLGMKDTGFAVPAADLGRFTSYYRAHPDGGFDLVDPADGQWSTLPAFPSGAGGLVSTADDWLAFARMLLAGGVTGDGRRLLTASSVRQMTTDHLTPAQREASGLFTEGQGWGFGGSVDVETKEPWNVRGRYGWVGGTGTAGHLVPSTGLTTLLLTQVELGGPTPPQLMRDFWTYAAGATG; encoded by the coding sequence ATGACGACGGACTTGCGCGCATTCCTGGACCCCTACGTCGCACGGGGCGCTGTCCCCGGCGCCGTGGCGCTCGTGGCCCGCGGCGACCGGGTGGAGGTGGCGGCGGCCGGCTCCTCGAACACCGGCGGCACCGTGCCGATGGCCCGCGACACGATCTTCCGGATCGCCTCCCTCACCAAGCCGATCGTCGCCGCCGCCACCATGACGCTGATCGACGAGGGCCGGCTCACCCCCGGCCATCCCGTCGGGACCTGGCTGCCGGAGCTGGCCGCACCCAGGGTCGTACGGACACCGGACAGTCCGGTGGACGACGTCGTCCCGGCCCGACGGCCGATCACCGTCTTCGACCTGCTCACCTTCCGCGCCGGGTACGGCTTCCCCTCCGACTTCACGCTCCCGGCCGTGGCGCCGCTCTTCGCCGAGCTGAACCAGGGATCGCCGCAGCCCCGGGCGGCGGCGGAGCCGGACACCTGGATGCGGACCCTGTCCCACATCCCCCTGCTGCGCCAGCCGGGCGAGGCGTGGCTCTACAACACCTGCTCCGACATCCTCGGCGTGCTGATCGCCCGGGTCTCGGGGCGGTCCCTGCCGGAGTTCCTCCACGAGCGGCTCTTCGAACCGCTCGGCATGAAGGACACCGGTTTCGCCGTCCCGGCGGCGGACCTCGGCCGCTTCACCTCGTACTACCGCGCGCACCCGGACGGCGGGTTCGACCTGGTCGACCCGGCGGACGGGCAGTGGAGCACCCTGCCCGCGTTCCCCTCGGGGGCGGGCGGTCTGGTGTCCACCGCGGACGACTGGCTGGCCTTCGCCCGGATGCTGCTGGCCGGCGGTGTGACCGGCGACGGACGGCGGCTGCTCACGGCCTCTTCCGTACGGCAGATGACCACCGACCACCTCACCCCCGCCCAGCGGGAGGCGAGCGGGCTCTTCACCGAGGGCCAGGGCTGGGGGTTCGGCGGCTCGGTGGACGTGGAGACCAAGGAGCCGTGGAACGTACGCGGCCGGTACGGCTGGGTCGGCGGCACCGGCACCGCCGGCCACCTCGTCCCGTCCACCGGGCTGACCACCCTGCTGCTGACCCAGGTCGAGCTGGGCGGCCCCACACCGCCGCAGCTGATGCGGGACTTCTGGACGTACGCCGCCGGTGCGACGGGCTGA
- a CDS encoding TetR family transcriptional regulator — translation MESAADPAPEPAPKAATAPPAVRTSVWLVRRPASRARRSDGSPAGLDRDRITAAAVRLLDAEGLAKFSMRRLAAELDVTAMSLYWYVDTKDDLLELALDAIHGEISAPREDAPWPDRLRELASAYRSLLVRHGWAPLLAGNFLNIGPHSLLFTRAVRDVIRATGLPPHQRSGALAAVFQFVHGFSTVEGDLRRRSAAAGISQDEYFRQTMTAYRSEPSLEPVVDVSQDLMDARGGDTVEEMRERDFTFALDLLIAGIEAMRDR, via the coding sequence ATGGAGTCCGCGGCCGACCCCGCGCCGGAGCCCGCGCCGAAGGCCGCGACGGCGCCGCCGGCCGTGCGGACCAGCGTCTGGCTGGTCCGGCGACCCGCCTCGCGCGCCCGCCGGTCGGACGGTTCGCCCGCCGGTCTCGACCGGGACCGGATCACCGCCGCGGCGGTCCGGCTGCTGGACGCGGAGGGACTCGCGAAGTTCTCCATGCGCCGCCTCGCCGCCGAACTGGACGTCACCGCGATGTCCCTCTACTGGTACGTGGACACCAAGGACGACCTGCTGGAACTGGCGCTCGACGCGATCCACGGAGAGATCTCCGCTCCCCGCGAGGACGCCCCGTGGCCCGACCGGCTGCGCGAACTCGCCTCCGCGTACCGGTCGTTGCTGGTACGCCACGGGTGGGCCCCGTTGCTCGCCGGGAACTTCCTCAACATCGGTCCGCACTCCCTGCTCTTCACCCGTGCCGTGCGGGACGTCATCCGGGCGACCGGCCTCCCGCCGCACCAGCGGTCCGGCGCGCTGGCCGCGGTCTTCCAGTTCGTCCACGGTTTCAGCACCGTCGAGGGCGACCTCCGCCGGCGCTCCGCCGCCGCCGGGATCAGCCAGGACGAGTACTTCCGGCAGACGATGACCGCGTACCGCTCCGAGCCGAGCCTCGAGCCCGTCGTGGACGTCTCGCAGGACCTGATGGACGCGCGGGGCGGTGACACGGTCGAGGAGATGCGCGAACGGGACTTCACCTTCGCCCTCGACCTGCTGATCGCGGGCATCGAGGCGATGCGGGACCGCTGA
- a CDS encoding NAD(P)-dependent oxidoreductase encodes MPSTTPALPGPGLLARARLLTAPGLAPAVGRGLAEVTGRPWAAYPADGEPAVRAGEPVVYVGDARPTGLPAEGLVWFHSVNAGTDALLAPGPWPAGALLTRTVGRMGERIAQYVLAWVLAECQGVAEFAARHAREEWRREPSELAAGRTALVHGTGRIGSAVAVLLRACGLRTVGVARTVPALPPAGFDRVVTAGGEAEREALGEARWVVAALPLTAATEDFFGAERFGCVRGASFVNVGRGATVDLAALEHALRVGSVRRAVLDVLPSEPAAPGDPCWRLPRTVVTSHSAGITADEDVVTDFAACWAELRAGRRPALTVDLGRGY; translated from the coding sequence GTGCCTTCCACGACGCCAGCGCTGCCCGGCCCCGGCCTCCTCGCTCGCGCCCGGCTGCTCACCGCCCCCGGCCTCGCGCCGGCGGTGGGCCGCGGGCTGGCGGAGGTCACCGGCCGTCCCTGGGCCGCGTACCCGGCGGACGGGGAGCCGGCCGTCCGGGCCGGGGAGCCCGTCGTGTACGTCGGGGACGCGCGGCCGACGGGGCTACCGGCGGAGGGCCTGGTCTGGTTCCACAGCGTCAACGCCGGTACGGACGCCCTGCTCGCCCCCGGCCCCTGGCCCGCCGGGGCGCTGCTGACCCGGACGGTCGGCAGGATGGGCGAGCGGATCGCGCAGTACGTCCTCGCCTGGGTGCTGGCCGAATGCCAGGGGGTGGCGGAGTTCGCGGCCCGGCACGCGCGCGAGGAGTGGCGGCGCGAGCCGTCCGAACTCGCCGCCGGGCGAACCGCCCTCGTGCACGGCACCGGCCGGATCGGTTCGGCGGTGGCGGTCCTGCTGCGGGCCTGCGGACTCCGTACGGTCGGCGTGGCCCGGACCGTACCCGCCCTCCCGCCGGCCGGCTTCGACCGGGTGGTGACTGCAGGCGGGGAGGCCGAACGGGAGGCGCTCGGCGAGGCGCGCTGGGTGGTCGCGGCGCTGCCGCTCACCGCCGCGACGGAGGACTTCTTCGGCGCGGAGCGCTTCGGGTGCGTACGCGGGGCGTCGTTCGTCAACGTGGGGCGGGGGGCGACGGTGGACCTGGCGGCGCTGGAACACGCGCTGCGGGTCGGCTCCGTACGTCGGGCGGTGCTCGACGTCCTCCCGTCCGAACCGGCCGCCCCGGGCGACCCGTGCTGGCGGCTGCCCCGCACGGTCGTCACCTCGCACTCGGCGGGGATCACGGCGGACGAGGACGTCGTCACCGACTTCGCCGCCTGCTGGGCGGAGCTCCGCGCGGGACGGCGGCCCGCGCTCACCGTGGACCTGGGCCGCGGCTACTGA
- a CDS encoding PPOX class F420-dependent oxidoreductase, whose product MAPHIATNTTADRDELLAFVTPRHRALLITARSDGRPQASPLTCGVDDAGRIVISTYPERAKTRNAKRDGKVSVVVLSDDWNGPWVQIDGTAEVIDTPDSVEPLVEYFRTISGEHPDWDEYRAAMIKQGKSIIRITPERWGPIATGGFPARLVADD is encoded by the coding sequence ATGGCTCCCCACATCGCGACCAACACCACCGCCGACCGTGACGAGTTGCTGGCGTTCGTGACACCCCGCCACCGGGCGCTGCTGATCACCGCGCGGTCCGACGGCCGTCCCCAGGCCTCCCCGCTGACCTGCGGGGTCGACGACGCCGGCCGGATCGTGATCTCCACCTACCCGGAGCGCGCCAAGACCCGCAACGCCAAGCGGGACGGGAAGGTCAGCGTCGTCGTCCTCTCCGACGACTGGAACGGCCCGTGGGTGCAGATCGACGGCACCGCCGAGGTCATCGACACCCCCGACTCGGTCGAGCCGCTCGTGGAGTACTTCCGCACCATCTCGGGCGAGCACCCGGACTGGGACGAGTACCGGGCCGCCATGATCAAGCAGGGCAAGTCGATCATCCGGATCACGCCGGAACGCTGGGGCCCGATCGCCACCGGCGGCTTCCCGGCACGGCTCGTCGCCGACGACTGA
- a CDS encoding YceI family protein: MGLRAQVRTRDGWAVQHAIVTVTDMTGSQILRATADEDGTTRTDEPLPAGAYTVIVTAVGYAPAASTALVTAGGRIEAGTVVLARQGGVELPPPGDWSLDPAHSSVAASAQHLGISSVRGRFTEFSGRIVIDEDIARSRVDAVIDAASIDTGNGMRDKHLRSADFLDVDRFPELAYHSSGLVPAGPDRWTVRGELTMRGIARPVDLDLSYLGTGPDPWGGVRAAFRATAELRRDDFAMNYNQVVKAGISAIGTTLRVELDVQAVQGEALPG; this comes from the coding sequence ATGGGACTTCGCGCACAGGTACGGACGCGGGACGGCTGGGCGGTCCAGCACGCCATCGTCACGGTCACCGACATGACCGGCAGCCAGATACTGCGCGCCACCGCCGACGAGGACGGGACGACCCGCACCGACGAGCCGCTGCCGGCCGGTGCGTACACGGTGATCGTGACCGCCGTCGGCTACGCGCCCGCCGCATCCACCGCCCTCGTCACCGCAGGCGGCCGCATCGAGGCCGGCACCGTCGTCCTCGCCCGCCAGGGCGGCGTGGAACTCCCGCCGCCCGGTGACTGGTCGCTCGACCCCGCGCACTCCTCGGTGGCCGCCTCCGCCCAGCACCTGGGCATCTCCAGCGTGCGCGGCCGCTTCACGGAGTTCAGCGGCCGGATCGTGATCGACGAGGACATCGCGCGGTCCCGGGTGGACGCGGTCATCGACGCGGCGAGCATCGACACCGGCAACGGCATGCGCGACAAGCACCTGCGGTCGGCCGACTTCCTCGACGTGGACCGGTTCCCCGAGCTCGCCTACCACTCCAGCGGACTGGTCCCCGCCGGACCGGACCGCTGGACGGTCCGCGGCGAGCTGACGATGCGGGGCATCGCCCGCCCCGTCGACCTCGACCTCAGCTACCTCGGCACGGGCCCCGACCCGTGGGGTGGGGTCCGGGCGGCGTTCCGCGCCACGGCCGAGCTGCGCCGCGACGACTTCGCCATGAACTACAACCAGGTCGTGAAGGCCGGCATCTCCGCCATCGGCACGACGCTCCGCGTGGAACTGGACGTCCAGGCGGTCCAGGGCGAGGCCCTGCCCGGCTGA
- a CDS encoding MFS transporter, whose amino-acid sequence MATTTPTGVRGGHAKHGGAEAPDGAPMTHRQIMEALTGLLLGMFVAILSSTVVSNALPHIISDLGGGQSAYTWVVTASLLAMTATTPIWGKLSDLFSKKLLVQIALVIYVLGSAAAGLSTSAGMLIVFRVIQGIGVGGLSALAQVVLAAMISPRERGRYSGYLGAVFAVATVGGPLLGGVITDTSWMGWRWCFYVGVPFAIIALFVLQKTLKLPVVKRDVKVDWTGAFFISAGVSLLLLWVTFAGDKYAWGSWQTVVMLLGVVVLIGAFVFTESKAREPIIPLRLFRNRTITLASVASLFVGIAMFAGTVFFSQYFQLARGKSPTMSGVMTIPMITGLFLSSTISGQVITKTGRWKAWLVSGGVLVTAGLGLLGTIRYDTTYWHVAIFMFLVGAGVGMMMQNLVLAAQNQVDPSDLGAASSVVTFFRSLGGAIGVSALGAVMANRVSHYVTDGLSDLGVKGTGGTGGGIPDLATLPAPVRAVVESAYGHGVGDVFLFAAPCALLAFLFAIFIKEVALRTTSGSERAAAPATAEAVAAPSADAAPATAPAAPASAPQAPAATSTDTLTIQGTPVRGVVRGADGAPVAEAAVTLISLGGRQLGRSVARADGSYVLDAPGTGSYVLIASADGCQPQASTVVVGDEPVAYDILLAGTSGLAGTVRAAEAGTPVHGAMVIVTDVRGDVLATGTSGETGEFAFGELVPGAVTIAVNGAGYRPLALPVEIAGTGVTRVEVALQAGALVRGVVRAGSTGTALADARVTLIDAAGNVVTSSTTGADGAYAFTDLDAGEYSVVATGYPPVASTVTVTGHGIDGHDIELVHPGE is encoded by the coding sequence ATGGCTACGACCACACCGACCGGTGTGCGGGGCGGCCACGCCAAGCACGGGGGCGCCGAAGCTCCCGACGGCGCGCCGATGACACACCGGCAGATCATGGAAGCGCTGACCGGGCTGCTGCTCGGCATGTTCGTCGCGATCCTGTCGTCGACGGTGGTTTCCAACGCGCTCCCCCACATCATCTCCGACCTCGGTGGCGGCCAGAGCGCCTACACCTGGGTCGTCACCGCCTCCCTGCTGGCGATGACCGCGACCACCCCGATCTGGGGCAAGCTCTCGGACCTCTTCAGCAAGAAGCTGCTGGTCCAGATAGCCCTGGTCATCTACGTGCTGGGCTCCGCCGCCGCCGGTCTGTCGACCAGCGCCGGCATGCTGATCGTCTTCCGCGTGATCCAGGGCATCGGCGTCGGCGGTCTCTCCGCGCTCGCGCAGGTCGTGCTCGCCGCGATGATCTCCCCGCGTGAGCGCGGCCGGTACAGCGGCTACCTCGGCGCGGTCTTCGCCGTCGCCACCGTCGGCGGCCCGCTGCTCGGCGGCGTCATCACCGACACCAGCTGGATGGGCTGGCGCTGGTGCTTCTACGTGGGTGTGCCGTTCGCGATCATCGCCCTCTTCGTGCTCCAGAAGACCCTGAAGCTCCCGGTCGTCAAGCGTGACGTCAAGGTCGACTGGACCGGCGCGTTCTTCATCAGCGCCGGCGTCTCGCTGCTGCTCCTCTGGGTGACCTTCGCGGGCGACAAGTACGCCTGGGGCTCCTGGCAGACCGTCGTGATGCTGCTGGGCGTCGTGGTCCTCATCGGTGCGTTCGTCTTCACCGAGTCGAAGGCCCGCGAGCCGATCATCCCGCTGCGGCTCTTCCGCAACCGGACCATCACGCTCGCCTCGGTGGCCTCGCTCTTCGTCGGTATCGCGATGTTCGCGGGCACCGTCTTCTTCAGTCAGTACTTCCAGCTGGCACGCGGCAAGTCGCCGACGATGTCCGGCGTCATGACGATCCCGATGATCACGGGTCTCTTCCTCTCGTCGACCATCTCCGGCCAGGTCATCACCAAGACCGGTCGCTGGAAGGCATGGCTCGTCTCCGGTGGCGTCCTGGTCACCGCGGGTCTCGGCCTGCTCGGCACGATCCGGTACGACACGACGTACTGGCACGTCGCGATCTTCATGTTCCTCGTCGGCGCCGGCGTCGGCATGATGATGCAGAACCTGGTTCTCGCGGCCCAGAACCAGGTCGACCCCAGCGACCTCGGCGCGGCCAGCTCCGTCGTCACGTTCTTCCGTTCGCTCGGTGGCGCCATCGGCGTCTCGGCGCTGGGCGCCGTCATGGCGAACCGCGTCTCCCACTACGTGACGGACGGTCTCTCGGACCTCGGCGTCAAGGGCACCGGCGGCACGGGCGGCGGCATCCCCGACCTGGCGACCCTGCCCGCCCCGGTGCGTGCGGTCGTCGAGTCCGCGTACGGCCACGGTGTCGGTGACGTCTTCCTCTTCGCCGCTCCGTGCGCGCTGCTGGCCTTCCTCTTCGCGATCTTCATCAAGGAGGTCGCCCTGCGGACCACCTCCGGCAGCGAGAGGGCGGCCGCCCCGGCCACCGCCGAAGCGGTCGCGGCCCCCTCGGCCGACGCCGCCCCGGCCACCGCTCCGGCGGCCCCGGCTTCCGCCCCGCAGGCTCCGGCGGCCACCTCGACCGACACCCTCACCATCCAGGGCACCCCGGTGCGCGGTGTGGTGCGCGGTGCGGACGGCGCCCCCGTCGCCGAGGCAGCCGTCACGCTGATCTCGCTCGGCGGCCGTCAGCTCGGCCGCTCGGTCGCCCGGGCGGACGGTTCCTACGTCCTCGACGCTCCCGGGACCGGCAGCTACGTGCTGATCGCCTCCGCCGACGGCTGCCAGCCGCAGGCGTCCACGGTGGTCGTCGGCGACGAGCCGGTCGCCTACGACATCCTGCTCGCCGGCACCAGCGGACTGGCCGGTACGGTCCGGGCCGCCGAGGCCGGTACCCCGGTCCACGGCGCCATGGTCATCGTGACCGACGTCCGCGGCGACGTGCTCGCCACCGGTACCTCCGGCGAGACCGGTGAGTTCGCCTTCGGCGAGCTGGTCCCCGGCGCGGTGACCATCGCGGTGAACGGGGCCGGCTACCGCCCGCTGGCCCTCCCGGTGGAGATCGCCGGCACGGGTGTCACCCGGGTCGAGGTCGCGCTCCAGGCCGGTGCGCTGGTCCGGGGCGTGGTGCGCGCCGGTTCCACCGGTACCGCCCTCGCGGACGCCCGCGTCACCCTGATCGACGCGGCGGGCAACGTCGTGACCTCGTCCACGACCGGTGCGGACGGCGCGTACGCCTTCACCGATCTGGACGCCGGTGAGTACTCCGTCGTCGCGACCGGCTACCCGCCGGTGGCGAGCACCGTGACCGTCACCGGTCACGGGATCGACGGACACGACATCGAACTCGTCCACCCCGGCGAGTGA
- a CDS encoding MarR family winged helix-turn-helix transcriptional regulator has protein sequence MAARSQYEELARQLSAIGVVKRALARVLPSDCPGGSAAVLTLLAQHGEMRISRLAELLSVDMSVTSRHVAHVAERGWIERSPDPADKRSRILRLTSSGHDVLVDLSRRSAEVFAHNLVDWSDEEVGEIVTSLARLNGSFAARTPGVCTPGRHGDDCRARLAGPAVPKDVEPDREPAEGLVPVADDPTDTRTPL, from the coding sequence GTGGCCGCACGGAGTCAGTACGAAGAACTGGCCCGGCAGCTCAGCGCCATAGGCGTGGTGAAACGGGCACTCGCTCGCGTTCTTCCCTCCGACTGCCCCGGCGGCTCGGCCGCGGTGCTCACGCTCCTCGCCCAACACGGCGAGATGCGCATCAGCCGACTCGCCGAGCTGCTCTCCGTGGACATGTCCGTGACCAGCCGACACGTCGCCCACGTGGCAGAACGCGGCTGGATAGAGCGGTCACCCGACCCCGCGGACAAGCGCTCCCGCATCCTGCGGCTGACCTCGTCCGGGCACGACGTGCTCGTCGACCTCAGTCGGCGGAGCGCGGAGGTGTTCGCGCACAACCTCGTGGACTGGTCCGACGAAGAAGTCGGAGAGATCGTCACGTCGCTGGCACGGCTCAACGGCAGCTTCGCTGCCCGCACTCCTGGTGTGTGCACCCCCGGACGGCACGGCGACGACTGTCGCGCGCGGCTCGCCGGACCCGCCGTCCCGAAGGATGTCGAGCCGGACCGGGAGCCCGCGGAAGGGCTCGTCCCGGTCGCCGACGACCCGACGGACACCCGTACACCTCTGTAA